A genome region from Carya illinoinensis cultivar Pawnee chromosome 2, C.illinoinensisPawnee_v1, whole genome shotgun sequence includes the following:
- the LOC122301853 gene encoding uncharacterized protein LOC122301853, which produces MRARFDPIFSDYVLEVGNGMPPNTIDETIKISNRMLIPSYDDSTSLDHLIEDVFHNIHEYSMNISTMMNRVILTLKNNYVDEMKALLIHRLLGEIQRYYSFDETIDASEQSVMKDFLNTLTPNGLPPHELLLKKNCPIMLLRNINLSEWLCNGTRLICRPFDQNVIDAEIAVGHHIGKRVFIPRMPFLPNVDENSGFPFK; this is translated from the coding sequence ATGCGAGCAAGATTTGATCCAATTTTTTCAGATTATGTGTTAGAAGTTGGAAACGGAATGCCGCCAAACACAATTGATGAaaccataaaaatttcaaataggaTGCTTATTCCCTCTTATGATGACAGCACTTCTTTAGATCATTTGATAGAAGATGTTTTCCAcaatattcatgaatattcaATGAATATTTCAACTATGATGAATCGGGTAATATTAACACTGAAGAACAATTATGTTGACGAAATGAAAGCATTGTTGATTCATAGGCTCCTAGGTGAAATTCAGCGATATTACAGTTTTGATGAGACAATAGATGCATCTGAACAATCAGTTATGAAAGATTTCTTAAATACTCTAACCCCAAACGGACTTCCGCCTCATGAATTATTACTCAAGAAAAACTGTCCCATCATGCTACTTAGAAACATTAATCTTTCAGAATGGCTATGCAACGGAACCCGTTTGATTTGTCGGCCTTTTGATCAAAATGTCATAGATGCAGAAATTGCAGTTGGACACCATATCGGAAAAAGAGTGTTCATTCCAAGGATGCCATTCTTAC
- the LOC122301854 gene encoding uncharacterized protein LOC122301854, protein MYPAVYSLHLHLEDQHPVTFRANDDLINIVNLDRSRKSMLTEFFALNRVDENAKRLLYKEFLEYYVWNQQNKDWTPQKKKTVIGRIVTANPFEGKRYYLRILLNHVRGPLLFDDLKIVDGVVAPTFRKAATMHELLQRDSSLEDCLQESSLYQMPSSLRRLFVTILVYCNPTNRMELWKRFEQDMSDDFKSTEDSISNVRTQVLKSISFTIESMGKDINSYHLLDDDICFDEEEFQSREIDDELAVEILEEDIAASQSLNNGPGGTGKTFLYRALLATVRSIKLVALATASSGVAAPILPGGQTAHSRFKLPLDTDERNTCCVSKQIALANLLRAAKLIIWDEAPMTRKQHIEAFDKMLRDINDSDVTFGAKVVVFGGDFRQVLPVVRKGTRQQQVNSSSVYSYL, encoded by the exons ATGTACCCAGCAGTGTATAGTTTACATTTACATCTAGAGGATCAACATCCAGTTACTTTCCGAGCAAATGATGATCTAATCAATATTGTCAACTTAGATCGTTCTAGAAAATCGATGTTAACAGAATTTTTTGCATTAAATCGAGTAGACGAGAATGCAAAGAGATTACTGTATAaagaatttttagaatattatgtttggaaccaacaaaacaaagatTGGACTCctcagaaaaagaaaactgttaTAGGCCGTATTGTTACAGCAAATCCATTTGAAGGCAAAAGGTATTATCTACGGATATTGCTAAACCATGTAAGAGGACCTTTGTTATTTGACGATCTCAAGATAGTTGATGGTGTTGTGGCTCCAACATTTCGCAAGGCAGCAACAATGCATGAGTTGCTACAGAGAGACAGTAGCTTAGAAGATTGTTTACAGGAATCATCTTTATATCAAATGCCATCCAGTTTGAGACGGTTATTTGTAACAATATTGGTTTATTGTAATCCAACCAATCGGATGGAGCTTTGGAAACGCTTTGAGCAAGATATGTCAGATGATTTCAAATCAACAGAAGATTCTATATCAAATGTAAGAACTCAAGTATTGAAGTCAATTTCTTTTACAATTGAATCAATGGGGAAAGACATTAATTCCTACCATCTTCTTGATGATGACATTTGCTTCGATGAAGAAGAATTTCAATCTAGAGAAATCGATGATGAATTGGCTGTTGAAATTCTAGAAGAAGATATTGCCGCATCACAATCTCTTAATA ATGGCCCAGGTGGGACAGGGAAAACATTCCTATACAGAGCACTTCTCGCAACAGTACGATCAATAAAATTAGTAGCACTTGCAACTGCTTCATCAGGTGTTGCTGCACCTATTCTTCCGGGAGGTCAAACAGCACACTCACGTTTTAAGCTTCCACTTGATACTGACGAAAGAAACACGTGCTGTGTCAGCAAACAAATTGCACTGGCAAACCTACTACGTGCagcaaaattaataatttgggATGAGGCTCCAATGACAAGAAAACAACACATAGAAGCATTTGATAAGATGCTACGAGACATCAATGATTCAGATGTAACATTCGGTGCAAAGGTTGTTGTTTTCGGTGGAGATTTTCGACAGGTTTTACCCGTGGTTCGTAAAGGAACAAGACAACAACAGGTTAATTCCAGTTCGGTTTATTCCTATTTGTGA
- the LOC122301855 gene encoding uncharacterized protein LOC122301855 has translation MSDQFLLLSGRLLQQFVIDMYVKIETSRLDYFRKKQQHIRSELYQGIVDTITLGETNVSNVGKRIILPSSFIGGPRDMRKRYMEAMALVQRYGKPDIFLTMTCNPNWKEITNELHMHEESQNRPDLKDWQVYVPESFDEIVSAEIPDKNTNLHLHNAVVKHMMHGPCGVLNPSNVCMKKKGCCKSNYPKDYASATTVGNDCFPIYRCSNNGVTVKVRGQNLDNRWVVPYNLYLLATFDCHINVEICSTIKAVKYLYKYIYKGHDRVAFNLISEQNNQQVDEIQQFQSARWITPPEAM, from the exons ATGTCAGATCAATTTTTGCTACTTTCTGGTCGACTATTGCAACAATTTGTAATAGATATGTATGTTAAGATCGAGACATCAAGATTAGATTATTTTAGGAAGAAGCAACAACATATTCGATCAGAGTTATATCAAGGTATTGTTGATACAATTACGCTTGGGGAAACAAACGTTTCTAATGTTGGAAAACGGATTATACTGCCTTCATCATTTATTGGAGGTCCAAGAGACATGAGAAaaagatatatggaagcaatggcTTTAGTTCAGCGTTATGGCAAACCAGATATTTTCTTAACAATGACGTGCAATCCAAATTGGAAAGAAATTACAAATGAACTACATATGCATGAGGAGAGTCAGAATCGACCTGATTTG AAGGATTGGCAGGTCTATGTGCCTGAATCTTTTGACGAGATCGTTTCAGCAGAGATAcctgataaaaatacaaacttgcACTTGCATAACGCTGTTGTAAAGCATATGATGCATGGGCCATGTGGAGTGTTGAACCCATCAAAtgtttgcatgaaaaaaaaaggttgttgCAAAAGTAATTATCCAAAAGATTACGCATCTGCTACAACCGTTGGAAATGATTGCTTCCCAATATATAGGTGTTCAAACAATGGAGTAACTGTCAAAGTCAGAGGTCAAAATTTAGATAATCGTTGGGTTGTTCCATATAATCTATATCTGCTTGCAACATTTGATTGTCACATTAATGTTGAGATTTGTTCTACGATAAAAGCagtcaaatatctttataaatacatttataaaGGACATGATCGTGTTGCTTTCAACTTGATTTCTgaacaaaacaatcaacaagTTGATGAAATCCAACAATTCCAATCGGCCCGATGGATTACTCCCCCCGAAGCTATGTAA